CCATTGCTGATTCTTCTGACAAGTACAATAACATGTTTGTTAAATGTGTAGTTGGTTTTCTGTTTTTGGGTGTTCTTTATCGCTTCTATTTCTTTACGCCATTCCCCCCGGTTTTGGACTCTGACACTGACTTTCTTCGCGATTCTACTTGGTTTCCTGTGCCACCGGACACTAGTCATCTTCCGGGAATTTATAGCCCTGGTAAGTATTTCTGTGTATGTTTGCATGATGTCCCTTTTTTTTACTTCTTGAGGGCTAATTTGCAACAAGAATTCAAGAAATTTGGTTTATATCAGGATTtgaattgaaaaaaattgatctttttttttttgttctttcaaATTCCAATTTTTGTTGTTAAAATGGTATGATCCTATCATATTGTTCTGTGATTTATGAATTTGGAAGACCAATTGTTTGTTTAAATTGCTTTACATATTGTTGGTTTGTTTCTTTAGTCAATTGTGTTGTGCCTTTGTTGTTTTTCTGTCTCGAGGATTGTCCATATTTAGTGTGTGGCTGATTGGTCGATAACACTTTTACTAATGATCTACTTACAGCTAGATGCAACATATTTGACGGAATGTGGGTTCCAGATCCTAACCCTCCATTTTACACCAACAAAACTTGCCACTCCATTGAAGAACATCAAAATTGTATGGAGAATGGGAGGCCTGATTCAGGGTATGTCTACTGGAGGTGGACTCCACGGGATTGTGCATTGCCTAAGTTCAATCCAGTGAAGTTTCTCTGGATGATGAAGAATAAGTCAATGGCCTTTATTGGTGATTCAATCTCGCGTAATCATGTCCAGTCATTGCTTTGCATCCTTACACAGGTGAGTGTTCTAAAACTCTGTAGATAAGTATCTTACATGACCTATTAATCAAGGGTTCAAATTGTTCTATCAGATCTGTAATAAATTAATTGTGTTTCTTAGTGCTGCTGAAACTCTGAAAGCTATTGTTGCAGTTGTTGAACTGAGGTTTTAGGCCAAATCCGACTAGAAGTATACAGATTAACACATATGATCCTCAAATTTTATCCACAGTCCTACTTATCATACCCGATAAGCTGTAACATTATAGATCCCCTTCACGGTTTCTGCAGATAGGAAATTTTTGGTTGCCCCACTAATTATTATCCGTAAAACATATTTATGGCAGTTTACATATTGCTGCAGAAATAAGTAAGACCAATGCCTTGCATGATAGCTGCCCGTTCACAGTAACCCCACATGCTTACTTTTCTACTTTCTATCTACAGCTTTTATGGCTCATAATATTCCCCCTTAAATCTTCACAGAAAGATTTAGATGTTTGCTTTTtaagatttatatatacaagTTCAGAGTTAACCAGATAGCACCtatcataattattattaaacctGTCCTACCTTGCATTGTGATCATCCATATAAGGTTAATACGTGTATACTGTTATTGATTTTAGTTCAGAATGATAATTTCCTGTTTAGGAATTGTGCTCTTAATATCTGCAGTTTTAGAATTGCCAATCGCGGTATTGTGCAGCCTAAGATATCTTTTCAGGGACTGCTGTCGAAATTTCTTCATTCTAGTTCACATAGAGCATGATAAGCTGGAGTGTCTGACTGCATCTGGTTAATCATCTGCATGCTGAGTATATCACTATAAACTATCTGAAGCTTCTTTAATTGATCTATCAATTGTTTGTTCTTGTACTATGTAGGTGGAAAAAGCTGTTAGTGTCTATCACGACAAGGAATACAAATCCAGAACATGGTATTTTCCCTCGTCTGAATTCACTCTTTCAGTAATCTGGTCCCCCTTCCTCTTGAAATCAACTATATTTGAAAACAAGGAAGGAGTTGCATCAGATATACCCAAGCTTCATCTCGACGAACTTGACCCTGTATGGGTTGACAGATACAAAGACTTTGATTACGTTGAGATTGGTGGTGGAAAGTGGTTTTTCAAAAATGCAATCTACTATGAGAACAACACTATTGTTGGCTGCCACAACTGCCCTCAACAGAATCTAACCAAACTAGATTTTACATATGCCTACCGCAAAGCAATACGATCAACTCTAAAGTTCATCACCAGTCCAAAACACAAGGCTATTGCGTTTTTTAGGACATGCACGCCAGATCACTTTGAGAATGGGGAGTGGAACACTGGGGGTTATTGTAACAGAACTGTTCCATACAAAGAAGGCGAGATTGATTTAATTGATGTGGACATGGCAATGCGCAAGATTGAGCTAGAAGAATTTGTGAAGGCAGCAGCATCAGAGAAAAACTCGGTTTTAAGACTGTTTGATACGACTCATCTGTCATTGTTGAGACCTGACGGGCATCCAGGGCCTTACAGGAAACCGCATCCGTTTTCAGGTAAAGATAAGAATAAAAAAGTGCAGTTAGATTGTTTGCATTGGTGCTTGCCTGGGCCAATTGATGCTTGGAATGACTTGATGATGGATATGCTGCTCCAT
This genomic window from Daucus carota subsp. sativus chromosome 7, DH1 v3.0, whole genome shotgun sequence contains:
- the LOC108194286 gene encoding protein trichome birefringence-like 25, which encodes MQTMAFDSSTKNAIADSSDKYNNMFVKCVVGFLFLGVLYRFYFFTPFPPVLDSDTDFLRDSTWFPVPPDTSHLPGIYSPARCNIFDGMWVPDPNPPFYTNKTCHSIEEHQNCMENGRPDSGYVYWRWTPRDCALPKFNPVKFLWMMKNKSMAFIGDSISRNHVQSLLCILTQVEKAVSVYHDKEYKSRTWYFPSSEFTLSVIWSPFLLKSTIFENKEGVASDIPKLHLDELDPVWVDRYKDFDYVEIGGGKWFFKNAIYYENNTIVGCHNCPQQNLTKLDFTYAYRKAIRSTLKFITSPKHKAIAFFRTCTPDHFENGEWNTGGYCNRTVPYKEGEIDLIDVDMAMRKIELEEFVKAAASEKNSVLRLFDTTHLSLLRPDGHPGPYRKPHPFSGKDKNKKVQLDCLHWCLPGPIDAWNDLMMDMLLHE